Proteins encoded within one genomic window of Cytophagales bacterium:
- a CDS encoding prohibitin family protein: MENQNIDEIKTMLKGGQLKTFIIVGLLLVGFMVLRPWVQIGAGERGVVQNFGAVQDIVLNEGIHFRVPVMQEVTILDVKIQKAITDAASASSDLQDVDLSVALNYHIIPEKANIVYQTIGTQFKERIIDPAIQEVMKAVTARYTAEELITKRPAVSTEMQEALTSRLLVSSIAVDAFSIVSFSFSQTFTDAIEAKQTAEQNALKAKRDLDRIKVEAQQTVAAATAEAEALRLQKMNISPDLIELRKIEANLKAIEKWNGILPQVTGAGALPFVGVGDVVKGN, encoded by the coding sequence ATGGAGAATCAGAATATAGATGAAATAAAGACAATGCTAAAAGGTGGACAGTTAAAGACTTTCATCATTGTGGGTCTGCTATTAGTGGGATTTATGGTACTCAGACCCTGGGTTCAGATCGGAGCAGGCGAACGGGGAGTGGTGCAGAATTTTGGTGCCGTTCAGGACATTGTGCTGAATGAAGGCATTCATTTCAGAGTTCCGGTCATGCAAGAGGTTACCATATTGGATGTCAAAATACAAAAAGCCATTACGGATGCGGCATCCGCCTCTTCAGATCTTCAGGATGTGGATTTATCCGTAGCGCTCAACTATCACATAATCCCTGAAAAAGCCAACATCGTCTATCAAACCATCGGCACACAGTTCAAAGAACGAATCATCGATCCGGCGATTCAAGAAGTGATGAAAGCTGTTACGGCAAGGTATACGGCTGAAGAGTTGATCACGAAACGTCCGGCTGTAAGCACCGAAATGCAAGAAGCCCTGACTTCCAGGTTGTTGGTATCCAGTATTGCAGTAGATGCATTTTCTATTGTGTCTTTTAGCTTTTCGCAAACCTTTACCGATGCGATTGAAGCAAAGCAGACAGCCGAACAAAATGCACTCAAAGCAAAAAGAGACCTTGACAGGATCAAAGTTGAAGCACAACAAACCGTAGCTGCCGCTACGGCGGAGGCGGAAGCCTTACGATTACAAAAAATGAATATTTCTCCAGACCTCATTGAACTCAGAAAAATAGAGGCTAACCTCAAGGCCATAGAAAAGTGGAATGGCATATTACCACAGGTAACAGGTGCCGGCGCTTTACCATTTGTTGGTGTGGGTGATGTGGTCAAGGGGAACTAA
- a CDS encoding cation:proton antiporter: MLAAIPIDPVISKLVVLSIAITLISFVFKLLKQPYVIAYILVGVLMGPFGLKLVTDESLISNLGSFGMVLLLFFIGMEISLPQLVANWRIPVLGTLIQLVFSLMVVWVLGSFLGWQLDHVVVLGLVISLSSSAIVINYLQDKRNQPILFRAKYRRHFTGTGHISGAYVDIAQLPVGSSRN, from the coding sequence ATGCTAGCAGCTATCCCCATTGACCCTGTTATTTCAAAATTGGTGGTATTGTCCATTGCCATCACACTCATCAGCTTTGTTTTCAAGCTCTTGAAGCAGCCCTACGTCATTGCCTATATCCTGGTTGGGGTTTTAATGGGTCCTTTTGGTTTGAAGCTCGTTACGGATGAGTCGCTCATTTCCAACCTTGGTTCATTTGGGATGGTGTTGTTACTCTTTTTTATCGGCATGGAAATATCCCTTCCCCAGTTAGTCGCCAACTGGCGGATACCCGTGCTGGGCACGCTCATTCAACTCGTGTTTAGTCTGATGGTAGTTTGGGTATTAGGCAGTTTTCTGGGTTGGCAACTGGATCATGTGGTCGTATTGGGGCTTGTCATTAGCCTGAGCAGTTCAGCCATTGTCATCAATTACCTGCAAGACAAAAGGAATCAGCCAATCTTATTTCGGGCAAAATATCGTAGGCATTTTACTGGTACAGGACATATTAGTGGTGCCTATGTTGATATTGCTCAATTACCTGTCGGGAGCTCCCGTAACTAA
- a CDS encoding cation:proton antiporter: MRFIDNIFWPLPALGAFVAGMIVAKAKETAWVHKSLHAFRIVFVALFFVSIGMLIDLDFLVDNLAVVGVMVLLAFITNNFINAIIVRLLGESWSDSLYTGAILAQIGEFSFILGATAYHTRLIS; the protein is encoded by the coding sequence TTGCGCTTTATTGACAACATTTTTTGGCCTCTCCCTGCACTGGGAGCCTTTGTTGCCGGCATGATCGTTGCCAAAGCGAAGGAAACAGCATGGGTCCATAAAAGTTTACATGCTTTCAGAATCGTTTTTGTCGCTTTGTTTTTTGTATCCATCGGGATGTTAATCGATCTGGACTTTCTCGTGGATAACCTTGCCGTGGTTGGGGTGATGGTCCTCCTGGCATTCATCACTAATAATTTTATCAATGCGATTATTGTTCGTCTTCTGGGAGAAAGCTGGTCGGATAGTCTATACACGGGGGCGATTTTGGCCCAGATAGGAGAGTTTAGTTTCATTTTGGGAGCAACAGCCTATCATACCAGGCTGATTTCTTGA
- a CDS encoding DUF1611 domain-containing protein, producing the protein MKEKAIVYAEAFFGENDGKVANGLVRHSEKYEIVGVVDSTKAGLDAGDVLDGEAKGILVFPTINAALEILAVQPECFIYGIAPTHPVLSKNEREVFFLAMEKGLNIVNGLPEFFTDDLEFMDYAVEYGVTITDVRKPLPREELHPFTGKIHLALTPVIAIMGTDCAIGKRTTAMQLVTALREEGLKIAFIATGQTGLLQGAKYGAAIDVLSSGFATGAVEHAILTAEAAEKPDMIIVEGQGALGHPSYTSSAAILKGALPDAIILQHAPNRLNYCTYPEMSLTSLQSEIDLLEAFCGPRVMAITLNHENMSDAELELTIVEYEATYQLPVTDVLKKGCDKLVDKLAVFFPDLSTPAIA; encoded by the coding sequence ATGAAAGAAAAAGCAATAGTGTACGCCGAAGCATTTTTTGGCGAGAATGATGGAAAAGTGGCCAATGGTTTGGTGCGACATTCTGAAAAATATGAGATAGTAGGCGTGGTAGATAGTACGAAAGCCGGACTGGATGCTGGTGATGTACTGGATGGTGAAGCTAAAGGAATACTCGTTTTCCCCACGATTAATGCCGCCCTTGAGATCTTAGCAGTCCAACCTGAATGCTTCATCTATGGCATAGCACCTACACATCCTGTATTAAGCAAGAACGAGCGGGAAGTGTTCTTTTTGGCAATGGAAAAAGGACTGAACATCGTGAACGGGTTACCTGAGTTTTTTACGGATGACCTGGAGTTCATGGATTACGCCGTAGAGTATGGCGTGACCATCACCGACGTGAGAAAACCTCTTCCTAGAGAGGAATTACATCCCTTCACAGGAAAGATTCATTTGGCTCTTACTCCGGTAATTGCGATCATGGGTACGGACTGTGCCATTGGCAAGCGTACCACGGCCATGCAACTCGTAACAGCGTTGAGAGAAGAAGGTTTGAAAATAGCGTTTATAGCCACGGGACAAACAGGGCTGCTCCAAGGAGCCAAATACGGGGCCGCCATTGACGTGCTAAGCTCGGGATTTGCCACCGGAGCAGTGGAACATGCGATTCTTACCGCAGAAGCGGCCGAAAAGCCCGATATGATCATTGTAGAAGGACAAGGTGCGTTAGGTCATCCTTCGTATACTTCCTCCGCAGCCATTCTTAAAGGTGCACTTCCTGATGCCATTATCCTTCAACATGCCCCAAACAGGCTTAACTATTGCACGTATCCGGAGATGTCGCTTACTTCGCTTCAATCAGAAATAGACTTGCTTGAAGCTTTCTGTGGCCCCCGGGTGATGGCCATTACCCTGAATCATGAAAACATGTCCGATGCTGAATTAGAACTGACCATTGTGGAGTACGAAGCAACTTATCAATTACCGGTTACTGATGTATTAAAAAAGGGATGTGATAAACTGGTAGATAAGTTAGCTGTTTTCTTTCCCGATCTATCAACCCCAGCCATTGCCTGA
- a CDS encoding ATP-binding protein produces the protein MSLGGVLWGTISVFHGLIYPSIIPYGYVVISIGNLIYFQRTRDFVTVRFIQVFISLTLPFLFQWSLGGFFSSGLIMIWSLFSLVASLSYESNLHSLLWWSFFLALIGISSYYQGYFSSIKPIALPDQSLLFLVINVSIVSSLIFLLILYLVGLLKTAVLQSERSNKELQITLSDLQRTQKKLIETEKMASLGVLSAGITHEINNPLNFIKGGIQVLELDLKEGKPVNELEPYLNVINDGVERATTIVKSLSHFSRESTDMHESCDVHAIIDNCLLMLESKTRHKIKVLKEFGIEHFKLIGNEGRLHQAFLNILANAEQAILHSGEIKISTELDREIRKIIIKDSGSGIEPEILDKINDPFFTTKPPGQGTGLGLSIAYNIVREHKGVIEVISQPGMGTTFTLSF, from the coding sequence ATGAGTCTTGGTGGTGTTCTGTGGGGAACTATCTCGGTCTTTCATGGCTTGATTTATCCTTCGATTATTCCGTATGGATATGTGGTGATTAGCATCGGGAATTTAATTTACTTTCAGCGAACCAGGGACTTTGTCACAGTAAGGTTTATTCAGGTTTTTATCAGCCTGACGCTCCCTTTCCTTTTTCAATGGTCTCTTGGTGGTTTCTTCTCCTCAGGTCTAATCATGATTTGGTCCCTTTTTTCTTTGGTTGCTTCCTTAAGCTATGAAAGTAATCTTCATTCTCTATTGTGGTGGTCGTTTTTCCTGGCTTTAATTGGAATCTCGTCTTATTATCAGGGTTATTTTTCTTCAATTAAACCAATTGCACTTCCTGATCAATCACTTCTTTTTTTAGTGATTAATGTAAGTATTGTAAGCAGTCTAATATTCTTATTGATTTTATATTTAGTAGGACTGCTAAAAACTGCAGTTCTTCAGTCAGAAAGATCGAATAAAGAGTTACAGATTACCTTATCTGATCTTCAAAGAACCCAAAAAAAATTAATTGAAACTGAGAAAATGGCTTCTCTGGGAGTGCTTTCGGCTGGAATAACCCATGAAATTAATAATCCGCTCAATTTCATTAAAGGGGGTATCCAGGTCCTTGAATTAGATTTAAAGGAGGGGAAGCCAGTTAATGAACTTGAACCTTATCTCAATGTAATCAACGATGGAGTGGAGAGGGCAACTACTATTGTCAAAAGCTTGAGTCATTTCAGTAGAGAAAGTACGGACATGCATGAGTCATGTGATGTGCATGCGATTATCGATAATTGCCTGCTAATGCTGGAAAGCAAGACCAGGCATAAGATTAAGGTCCTAAAAGAGTTTGGAATTGAACATTTCAAGTTGATCGGCAATGAAGGAAGACTGCATCAAGCTTTTTTAAACATCCTGGCTAATGCCGAACAGGCAATCCTCCATTCAGGTGAAATCAAAATATCTACTGAATTAGATCGAGAAATACGAAAAATCATCATTAAGGATTCAGGATCAGGAATAGAGCCAGAAATACTAGATAAGATTAATGACCCATTTTTCACGACAAAACCTCCAGGGCAGGGAACAGGCCTCGGCTTGTCAATAGCTTACAACATTGTTAGGGAACATAAGGGCGTGATTGAAGTAATTTCTCAACCAGGAATGGGCACGACCTTCACTTTAAGTTTCTGA
- a CDS encoding response regulator, whose protein sequence is MSRQLKHTVMFVDDEPINLLLFEKRFEEDFKVVTASSGKEALEKLTHYSDRLKVVISDMRMPAMSGLEFIKTAQQQFTGIRYFILTGYSYNKELENALEEKIIERLLKKPYDYLTIKEAVTQSDSK, encoded by the coding sequence GTGAGTAGACAACTTAAGCATACTGTGATGTTCGTTGATGATGAACCCATCAATTTGCTCCTATTCGAAAAACGATTTGAGGAAGACTTCAAAGTGGTTACTGCATCATCAGGAAAAGAAGCACTTGAAAAACTCACACACTATAGTGATCGGCTAAAAGTAGTCATTAGCGATATGCGAATGCCAGCAATGTCTGGTCTTGAGTTTATCAAAACTGCACAACAACAATTCACCGGAATTCGCTACTTCATCTTAACTGGATACAGTTACAACAAGGAATTGGAAAATGCCCTGGAAGAAAAAATCATTGAAAGACTTCTTAAAAAGCCGTACGATTATTTAACTATAAAAGAAGCTGTAACCCAATCAGATTCAAAATAG
- a CDS encoding ATP-binding protein, translating into MTFAYCSTLSFSVYFYIREVYILAYNGFFCLSLFFIFGIASYFTKHLLWLFRLSVLTAFHAFYFEVFFTGGVFSPALPEFIIPPIIAFFYKPVRDRYFFMIVAVLCALSIWLLSSLGYTENRFPADCMMEMHIISTFFVFGIVGTYIYIYRKSLNEKNLELKMSYQKLVESEKMASLGLLSAGVAHEINNPLNFIKGGIEMLTMQLNGSKDAEPYVHAVDEGVKRVASIIDSLAHFSRDSPDMNEVCDIQKVIDNCLVMLNHKLKYKVEVVKEYEDLGSLKIIGNEGQLHQAFLNILINAEEAIDESGTISIRTYTDGEALKVTISDTGRGIDPKYINKINDLFFTTKDTGEGTGLGLSITYKAIEEHHGSIAVESEVGKGTSFHITFNKPLTFDSE; encoded by the coding sequence ATGACTTTCGCCTATTGTTCGACCCTGAGCTTTAGCGTCTATTTCTATATACGCGAAGTTTACATTCTGGCGTATAATGGCTTCTTTTGCCTTTCTCTGTTTTTCATTTTTGGCATAGCCAGTTATTTCACAAAGCATCTTTTATGGCTCTTTCGACTCTCTGTGCTCACAGCCTTCCATGCCTTCTATTTCGAGGTTTTCTTTACTGGTGGAGTGTTCTCTCCAGCATTACCTGAGTTCATCATACCTCCCATCATTGCATTCTTCTATAAACCCGTGAGGGATCGATATTTCTTCATGATCGTAGCGGTTTTATGTGCCTTAAGTATTTGGCTATTATCATCGTTAGGTTACACAGAAAACCGCTTTCCGGCAGATTGCATGATGGAAATGCATATTATCTCCACATTCTTCGTTTTTGGCATCGTAGGGACATACATCTATATCTATCGTAAGTCGCTGAATGAGAAGAACCTCGAACTTAAAATGTCTTACCAAAAATTGGTCGAGTCCGAAAAAATGGCCTCGCTGGGACTATTATCTGCAGGTGTTGCTCATGAAATCAATAACCCATTGAACTTCATCAAGGGAGGTATTGAAATGTTGACCATGCAATTGAACGGTTCAAAAGACGCAGAACCCTACGTACATGCAGTTGATGAGGGAGTGAAAAGAGTCGCATCAATCATTGATAGTCTTGCTCACTTTAGCAGAGATTCACCGGACATGAATGAAGTTTGTGACATTCAGAAAGTGATTGACAATTGTCTGGTAATGCTGAACCATAAACTTAAATATAAGGTAGAGGTAGTTAAGGAATATGAGGACTTAGGATCATTGAAGATCATTGGAAATGAAGGGCAGTTGCACCAGGCCTTCCTCAATATTCTCATTAATGCAGAAGAGGCCATTGATGAAAGTGGTACCATTTCTATTCGCACTTACACGGATGGTGAGGCTTTGAAAGTCACCATTTCCGATACCGGACGTGGTATAGATCCAAAGTATATCAATAAAATTAATGACTTGTTTTTTACCACAAAAGATACAGGAGAAGGTACGGGTTTAGGATTGTCTATCACCTACAAGGCGATTGAAGAACATCATGGTTCCATAGCAGTTGAATCCGAAGTAGGTAAAGGAACCAGCTTTCATATTACATTCAACAAACCTCTAACGTTTGATAGTGAGTAG
- a CDS encoding vanadium-dependent haloperoxidase: MKKLLVLFILVIYAFSCDQNTEKNNLPEPLGRDNVAYKWGEMALLGTANDTERFQPRPTITSRYLGLIFIAVFDAWSRYDNKATPVYLNGVERRPAKEQTLKNKEIAISYAAFGALKEYYYSDTKIFVDFMVELGLDPNNNSMDPNTPEGVGNLAAAAVIEARKGDGANQYGEEEGSNGEPYFNYVGYEPVNSADDNTDPNRWQPKYFSDGKGGQFAPGCLTPFWDKVKPVALQSGDQFRPGPPPMIGSEQLEREVKEVIDLQAGLTDEDKALVEFMRDGPQSVQQAGHWLKFAQDVSRRDNHNLDQDVKMYFYNQVVAMDAFIASWDSKMFYDYARPYALVHEYYENQIIKAWGGEGKGMMDMDGSQWRPYSPETFLCPPFPSYVSGHSCISGACGEALKIWTGSDEFGEEVTLVAGAMTEPDNLGDTVVLKFPTFTETAEMAGISRVLGGYHIQADNVAGLELGRNVANEAWKFYQKHIGATESIASAD; the protein is encoded by the coding sequence ATGAAGAAACTACTGGTCCTGTTTATATTGGTCATTTATGCTTTTTCTTGTGACCAGAATACTGAAAAGAATAATTTGCCCGAACCTCTAGGAAGGGATAATGTTGCTTACAAGTGGGGTGAAATGGCTCTTTTGGGTACTGCCAATGATACAGAAAGGTTTCAGCCCCGACCAACCATCACTTCCCGATACCTGGGACTAATCTTTATTGCAGTTTTTGATGCCTGGAGCCGATACGATAACAAAGCTACTCCGGTTTATCTCAATGGTGTAGAGCGTAGACCAGCTAAGGAGCAAACGCTAAAGAACAAAGAAATCGCAATCAGCTATGCCGCATTTGGTGCCCTAAAAGAATACTATTACAGTGATACTAAAATATTTGTGGATTTCATGGTAGAGTTGGGACTGGACCCAAATAATAATTCAATGGATCCCAATACACCAGAGGGTGTTGGTAACCTCGCTGCAGCTGCGGTGATTGAAGCGCGAAAAGGTGATGGCGCTAATCAATACGGGGAGGAAGAAGGGTCTAATGGAGAACCTTATTTTAACTACGTCGGCTATGAGCCGGTGAACTCAGCTGATGATAATACGGACCCTAATCGATGGCAACCCAAATACTTTTCTGACGGCAAAGGAGGACAGTTTGCTCCTGGATGCCTGACGCCATTTTGGGATAAGGTGAAGCCTGTGGCCCTTCAGTCTGGAGATCAATTTCGTCCTGGTCCTCCTCCGATGATCGGGTCAGAACAACTGGAAAGAGAAGTAAAAGAAGTCATTGACTTGCAAGCGGGTTTAACAGATGAGGATAAGGCGCTGGTGGAATTTATGCGTGATGGCCCGCAATCGGTTCAGCAAGCAGGTCATTGGTTAAAGTTTGCGCAAGATGTTTCTCGTAGGGATAATCATAACCTTGATCAGGACGTAAAGATGTATTTCTACAACCAGGTGGTGGCGATGGATGCTTTTATTGCATCATGGGATTCCAAAATGTTTTATGACTATGCGCGTCCTTATGCCCTGGTGCATGAATACTACGAAAACCAAATCATTAAAGCCTGGGGAGGCGAAGGCAAAGGGATGATGGACATGGATGGAAGTCAATGGCGTCCATATTCTCCTGAAACGTTTTTGTGTCCTCCATTCCCTAGCTATGTGTCTGGCCACAGTTGCATCAGTGGTGCATGTGGAGAAGCCCTAAAGATCTGGACGGGTAGTGATGAGTTCGGCGAAGAAGTTACGCTTGTCGCCGGAGCGATGACCGAACCGGATAATCTGGGAGACACTGTAGTATTGAAATTCCCTACGTTTACCGAAACTGCTGAAATGGCCGGTATTTCCAGAGTATTGGGAGGCTATCACATTCAAGCGGACAATGTTGCTGGTCTAGAGCTAGGAAGAAACGTTGCCAATGAAGCCTGGAAGTTCTATCAAAAGCACATAGGAGCAACCGAAAGTATTGCTTCAGCAGATTAA
- a CDS encoding MarR family transcriptional regulator gives MRSLNLESKAIQKDFGLSITQLLCLGHLQGNDGYKSTHRELMDLLSLNSSTVSGILNRLEKRGYIARLSNEMDKRSKSIILTASGLKLLEETPNVLHDRLAEKLDKLSIEDKEMVQKSLSIIIGAMEIRGMEASPLLTPEEPID, from the coding sequence GTGAGGTCATTAAACCTCGAATCGAAGGCCATTCAGAAAGATTTTGGTTTGAGTATCACTCAACTCCTTTGCCTGGGTCACTTGCAGGGGAACGATGGTTATAAATCTACCCATCGTGAATTGATGGACTTGTTAAGCCTCAATTCGAGTACAGTTTCCGGCATACTCAACAGGTTAGAGAAGCGAGGATACATTGCCAGACTGAGTAATGAGATGGACAAGAGATCAAAATCGATCATTCTAACTGCCTCGGGCCTTAAGCTTTTGGAGGAAACCCCCAATGTATTACACGACCGACTGGCCGAGAAACTAGATAAGCTGTCAATTGAAGACAAGGAAATGGTTCAGAAATCTCTTAGCATCATCATCGGGGCCATGGAAATAAGAGGAATGGAAGCCTCTCCTCTGCTTACTCCTGAAGAACCCATCGATTAA
- a CDS encoding KamA family radical SAM protein — MRIQFIPIRERFKADHPKLTLDSLNEQSDSPVDGLVHRYFDKVLFLPLDVCPVYCRFCTRSYAIGGNTESVDKLRFKNAPDKWKKAFAYIASRPEVEDVVVSGGDAYMLVPDRLRMIGEILLEIPHVRRIRFASKGPAVMPMKIISDQQWIRALVDVVKLGRGKGKEVVLHTHFNSANEITAITREAMLKLFKEGVTVRNQSVLIKGVNDTTETMIELIRKLSYMNVQPYYVYQHDMVPGTEDMRTSVKETVELEKAVRGVTAGFNTPLFVTDAPGGGGKRDVHSYDYYR, encoded by the coding sequence TTGAGGATACAATTCATCCCAATTAGGGAACGTTTCAAGGCTGATCACCCAAAGCTAACGCTGGATTCATTGAATGAACAGAGTGACTCACCAGTAGATGGCCTCGTTCATCGTTACTTTGATAAAGTATTATTTCTGCCATTGGATGTATGTCCGGTTTATTGTCGTTTTTGTACAAGAAGTTATGCTATAGGTGGCAACACGGAAAGTGTAGATAAACTTCGATTCAAGAACGCACCGGATAAATGGAAAAAGGCATTTGCATATATCGCCTCCAGACCGGAAGTGGAAGATGTGGTAGTTTCCGGAGGAGATGCCTATATGTTGGTGCCTGACCGGCTAAGAATGATTGGAGAGATTTTGTTAGAGATCCCACATGTGAGAAGAATTCGATTTGCTTCCAAAGGCCCGGCTGTAATGCCCATGAAGATCATCAGCGATCAACAGTGGATTCGGGCTTTAGTGGATGTCGTAAAGCTTGGACGGGGAAAAGGTAAAGAAGTGGTTTTACATACCCATTTCAATAGTGCCAATGAGATCACTGCCATCACGAGAGAAGCCATGCTCAAGCTGTTCAAAGAAGGGGTGACGGTTCGAAACCAGAGTGTATTGATCAAAGGGGTAAACGATACGACGGAAACTATGATCGAGTTGATCCGAAAGCTTTCCTATATGAATGTGCAACCCTACTATGTATATCAGCACGACATGGTACCGGGAACAGAAGACATGCGTACCAGTGTAAAAGAGACGGTTGAACTCGAAAAAGCCGTAAGAGGTGTAACTGCTGGGTTTAATACGCCATTATTCGTAACAGATGCGCCTGGTGGCGGAGGAAAACGGGATGTTCATAGCTACGACTATTATAGATGA
- a CDS encoding sodium:solute symporter family protein: MGLSGSWLLFTGLIGAWIAAVVTVPKLKMLDLQKRFLTFPDFLSFKYNPTIGVIAAAISGIGYIGFTAGQILAGGKLASASIFQDLTLVDPLFFSILTVAFIVIVYTSMGGIKAVIYTDTIQWIILLSGLLLLGIPFAYINVGGWTAIRSTLPETHFSLSNVSWVTLVNWTFAIIPIWFIAMTLYQRVFSTRNVAEARKAFLIAGVFEYPLMAFSGVILGMLARVAFPHSDPEAAIPLMLNEVLPVGIAGFVLAAYFSAIMSTADSCLIAASGNVENDILKQMGTQSNKIVNRSVIITAVLGMVSFLLATWFTTVLDIVLQSYAFMVSGLLVPTLAAYFSKRPHMKAAMVSMFGGGGLTLVLIFMQVTLPYGLDPSIFGIITSLALYLLVSTTIKQ; encoded by the coding sequence ATGGGCCTATCTGGTAGCTGGTTGCTGTTTACAGGCCTGATAGGTGCCTGGATAGCCGCGGTAGTCACGGTCCCCAAATTGAAAATGCTGGACCTCCAGAAAAGGTTTTTGACGTTTCCGGACTTTTTAAGCTTTAAATACAATCCTACGATTGGTGTCATCGCTGCGGCAATTTCAGGTATCGGATACATTGGTTTTACAGCCGGGCAGATCTTAGCCGGTGGGAAACTGGCGTCTGCGAGTATCTTTCAGGATTTGACCTTAGTCGACCCCTTATTCTTTTCAATTCTCACCGTTGCATTTATCGTGATTGTTTATACCAGTATGGGTGGGATCAAAGCTGTTATCTACACTGATACCATTCAATGGATTATTCTTCTTTCGGGGCTTTTATTGCTTGGTATCCCTTTTGCCTATATAAATGTTGGAGGCTGGACGGCTATCCGTAGCACGCTACCTGAAACCCATTTTTCCCTCTCCAATGTTTCTTGGGTCACACTGGTAAACTGGACTTTTGCCATCATCCCGATCTGGTTCATTGCCATGACCCTGTATCAAAGGGTGTTCAGTACCAGGAATGTTGCGGAGGCACGCAAGGCCTTTCTGATCGCCGGCGTATTCGAATATCCTTTAATGGCGTTTTCGGGAGTGATTCTGGGAATGCTGGCGAGGGTGGCTTTTCCTCATAGTGATCCCGAGGCGGCCATTCCATTAATGCTCAACGAGGTATTGCCGGTAGGTATTGCGGGATTTGTGCTAGCAGCATACTTCTCCGCGATCATGTCCACAGCGGACAGTTGTTTGATCGCAGCTTCGGGCAATGTGGAAAATGATATATTGAAGCAAATGGGCACCCAAAGTAACAAGATCGTCAATCGTTCGGTCATCATAACGGCTGTTCTGGGAATGGTTTCGTTTCTGCTGGCAACGTGGTTTACCACCGTATTGGATATTGTGTTGCAGTCCTATGCGTTTATGGTCTCCGGGCTGCTTGTTCCCACATTAGCGGCATATTTTTCGAAAAGGCCACATATGAAAGCGGCCATGGTCAGTATGTTCGGTGGCGGTGGACTCACACTGGTATTGATATTCATGCAAGTGACCTTGCCATATGGTCTGGACCCATCGATCTTCGGTATCATTACTTCGCTTGCGCTTTACTTACTTGTTTCAACTACGATAAAACAATGA
- the ablB gene encoding putative beta-lysine N-acetyltransferase codes for MMFDKVETISKSLIQHGPNNDRVYLMKLHHQERVDQLIDQLFNLAILKRYSKIFAKVPGSALPLFLENNFKMEAAVPGLYPGEEQGYFLGKYFNAKRGYLSKQERKLFNEVKESALNADKKLDNHLPDSFDIRKLDAQDLPKLARVYKQVFQFYPFPIFDEFYLLDNLKNDVQYFGVYSGDELVAASAAEMDKKGRNVEMTDFATCTKYRGKNLSYFLLRYMENQMMAEGMQTAYTIARSVSYGMNKTFARLGFYFGGTLVNNTLIGEEIESMNVWYKSF; via the coding sequence ATGATGTTTGATAAAGTAGAAACCATTTCAAAATCACTGATACAACACGGACCGAATAATGATCGGGTTTACCTGATGAAACTTCATCATCAAGAACGGGTAGATCAATTAATTGATCAACTTTTCAACCTGGCAATCTTGAAACGTTACAGTAAGATTTTTGCTAAGGTTCCGGGTTCAGCGCTTCCCTTGTTTCTTGAAAATAATTTTAAAATGGAAGCAGCAGTTCCAGGGCTTTACCCAGGAGAGGAACAAGGATATTTTTTGGGAAAGTACTTCAATGCCAAGCGAGGGTACCTGTCGAAACAGGAACGGAAATTGTTTAATGAAGTAAAGGAGTCAGCTTTGAATGCTGACAAGAAGCTTGATAATCATCTTCCAGATAGCTTCGATATCCGGAAGCTGGACGCTCAGGATTTGCCCAAATTGGCAAGAGTCTATAAACAGGTTTTTCAATTTTATCCCTTTCCCATCTTTGATGAGTTTTATTTGCTGGACAACCTGAAAAATGACGTGCAATATTTCGGAGTGTATTCAGGAGATGAACTGGTAGCCGCATCAGCTGCTGAAATGGATAAAAAAGGACGAAATGTAGAAATGACAGATTTTGCAACCTGCACTAAATATCGGGGGAAAAACCTTTCATATTTTTTACTTCGGTATATGGAAAATCAAATGATGGCGGAAGGTATGCAAACGGCCTATACCATAGCCAGGTCTGTTTCTTATGGAATGAACAAGACTTTTGCCCGGTTGGGATTTTATTTTGGTGGGACGTTGGTCAATAACACATTAATAGGAGAGGAAATAGAGTCGATGAATGTTTGGTATAAATCGTTTTAA